The following coding sequences lie in one Silene latifolia isolate original U9 population chromosome 5, ASM4854445v1, whole genome shotgun sequence genomic window:
- the LOC141656278 gene encoding F-box/LRR-repeat protein At4g14103-like, with the protein MQNQSVDRMSSLPDDLLFRILSHLSTKDAAVTTVLSKKMHRLFPWMTTLDFHDSPISHCLKSPYQLHRVQTFKLFVDSVLKASLSPHLTRFRLRFGGDLLTRYNDGCNSINHCEDDCFPHMDPSHLNAWISFPLNRTWIKEIDLCIHIRNYCQLPPQLFTCQTLEVLKLDVSLDVSLVSNLPTFLLPNLKVFHLCATDFNLGDIVSRIVSSCPLLEELDVCGWWVVADYITISSPSLRSLHIFINNDDLSASKVVLIDTPNLQYFTYAAYLASSYSITPMNALVDAAIDIVHAIQDPDPSFPVMLSLVRAAHNVQRLSLECVSVETLGLGNLKDQLPVFHNLRHLDLSCGCYPKWNKVLLQLLHRSPILETLVFPEGLVIGPTPLSMDREAADLERLYFSTTQEIPSCCGTSLKRIEIETYWGTERELELVRFLLRSASVLEELVISECQVNQGSLKRKLTQLPRASWACSIRVR; encoded by the exons ATGCAGAATCAATCAG TTGATAGGATGAGTAGCTTACCAGATGATTTGTTGTTTCGGATTCTTTCTCATCTTTCAACTAAAGATGCTGCAGTCACCACTGTCTTGTCCAAGAAGATGCACCGCCTTTTTCCTTGGATGACAACCCTCGACTTCCATGATTCTCCGATATCTCATTGCCTCAAGTCCCCCTACCAACTCCACCGCGTCCAAACATTTAAACTGTTTGTGGATTCTGTCCTCAAGGCTTCCCTCTCTCCCCATCTCACCAGGTTTAGGCTTCGATTTGGTGGGGATTTGCTAACAAGGTACAATGATGGATGTAATTCCATCAATCACTGTGAAGATGATTGTTTCCCTCACATGGACCCTTCTCACTTAAATGCGTGGATCTCTTTTCCATTAAATCGCACTTGGATTAAGGAGATTGATCTCTGTATTCATATCCGCAACTATTGTCAGCTGCCTCCACAGCTTTTCACTTGTCAAACTTTGGAGGTGTTAAAGCTAGATGTCAGCCTTGATGTTTCTCTGGTTTCTAACTTGCCAACCTTTCTTCTCCCAAACTTGAAAGTGTTCCACCTTTGTGCGACCGATTTCAACCTCGGTGATATTGTGTCTAGGATAGTGTCAAGCTGCCCTTTACTTGAAGAGCTTGACGTCTGTGGCTGGTGGGTGGTAGCAGATTATATTACCATCTCTTCTCCTTCTCTCCGATCATTGCATATATTTATTAATAACGACGACCTCTCTGCCAGTAAGGTTGTGCTTATTGATACTCCTAACTTGCAGTATTTTACCTACGCTGCCTACTTAGCATCTTCTTACTCTATCACCCCTATGAATGCACTTGTTGACGCTGCCATCGACATTGTGCACGCAATTCAAGATCCGGATCCTTCATTTCCTGTCATGCTTTCCCTTGTCAGAGCGGCACATAATGTTCAGCGTCTGTCTTTGGAGTGCGTGTCCGTAGAG ACTCTAGGTCTTGGTAACTTAAAGGATCAACTGCCTGTCTTTCATAATCTAAGACATTTGGACCTGTCTTGTGGTTGCTATCCGAAATGGAATAAAGTGTTGTTACAGCTTCTCCATCGCTCACCTATCTTAGAAACACTGGTTTTCCCAGAG GGGCTCGTTATTGGTCCTACTCCCCTTTCAATGGACAGGGAGGCAGCTGATTTGGAGCGTCTGTATTTCAGTACCACTCAAGAAATCCCTTCGTGTTGCGGCACTTCTCTCAAAAGAATTGAAATAGAAACATACTGGGGGACAGAGCGGGAGCTCGAGTTGGTCAGATTTCTTCTTAGAAGCGCATCAGTATTGGAGGAACTGGTTATAAGCGAGTGTCAAGTGAATCAAGGGTCGCTCAAGAGGAAATTAACACAACTACCTAGGGCCTCGTGGGCCTGCTCTATCCGAGTGAGATAA